From the genome of Deferribacteraceae bacterium V6Fe1:
CCAATTTAAGCACAATCTTAGGGAAGAAGTCATATAACAGCATTAGATGTCTAAGTCAACAAAAAAGTTGCCTTTATTTAAAAAATCCGTTATTGACAATTACAGTACATTTAATTATAGTGCTTCGCACTTTTTTCTAAGGTGGATTAATGCGTATTTACTTTGAACAGATACCCGAAGAGGGTAAAAATTTTAGTTTTGAAAAGAAATTTAGCGTTGATGATACAGATTATATTGTTGAATCTTTTGAAGGTATAGTATACCCTGCAGGGGATGGCTATTTACTGGATTCAACCTTAAAGCTTAAAATAATCGATATCTGTGACAGATGCCTTGAGAGATTTGAAGAGTCTTTCAATGAGAGAATTACCCTTGAAATTGTTAAAAGTAAGAATGATGACGAGGAAAAAGAGGTTGAGCTTAGTGACGAAGATGTTGGTTTTTATATCGTCGAAGAAAATGTTATTGACCTTGAGCATATAGTTATGCAAGAGTCAGTTTTGTTGAGACCGGTAAAAAGGGTGTGTGGAGAAGATTGTAAGGGGATTTGCTCCGGATGTGGTGCAAATTTAAACATTGAAAGTTGCGAGTGTAAAGAAGATATTGATGATAGATGGAAGGCGTTAGCTGACCTGATGCAGAAGAAACAAAAATAAGTTACATATAATAAAGGAGAGATAATATGCCAAATCCAAAAGGAAAAAGTTCAAGATCAAAAAGAGGCGCAAGAAGAAGCCATATCAAGGCTACCGTGATGGGGTTTGCAAAGTGTGATAATTGCGGTGAGTTAAAACTTACTCACAGGGTTTGCCCATCATGTGGACACTATTCTAAAAAACAAGTTTTAAAAATAGAAGAAATTTAATCTGAATGAGAATTGTTGTTGATGCAATGGGGGGCGATTTCGCCCCCGCTGAAGTAGTCCAGGGTACTGTAGCTGCCGTCAAGGAGTATGGTTACAATATTGTCCTTGTGGGTGATGAAAGATTAATCAACAAAGAGCTTTCCAAATATTCCAATGCATTAAAAGATAAAATTTTTGTTGTTCACACGGAAGAAGCCATTACTATGGAGGACAGTCCATCACAGATAGTAAGGGGGAAAAGAAACTCCTCCGTTCATGTGGCACTTAAAATGCTTAAAAATGGCGAGGCTTCCGGGTTTTTTAGTGCGGGCAATACCGGTGCAATTATGGCAGTTGCGAAGCTTTTTCTGAGGACTATTGAAGGGGTTGACAGGCCGGCGATTGGAGCCGTACTACCTACTATGAAGGGGCATACGGTAATGCTTGACGTGGGAGCAAATGTAGATTGTAAGCCTATACACTATTTGCAGTTTGCGATAATGGGTGCTGCTTATGCCAAAATAGTTTTAAATGTTGAGAATCCTACTGTTAAGCTTTTGAGTATAGGTGAAGAGGACATTAAGGGGAATGAAGTCACAAAGTCGGTTTTTAAGTTGCTGCAAAATTTTAGTGGAATAAACTTTAAAGGGAATGTGGAAGGGAAGGAGATTTTTAAGGGTGTTTGTGATGTAATTGTCTGTGATGGATTTGCAGGGAATATTGCTCTAAAATCCAGTGAATCCGCAGCCGGTTATATTTCAAAGCTTTTAAAAGAAGAGCTTACACGGACACTTCTTTCTAAAATAGGTGCACTACTTGCCAAGGGTGCATTTGAAAGGATAAAAAAGCGTGCCGATTATACAGAGTATGGTGGTGCTCCTCTACTTGGAGTAAACGGTGTAGTTATTATCGGGCATGGGAGTTCTAACGCAAATGCCGTTAAAAACGGCATAAGAGTAGCTCATGAACTTGCTGAGCAAAAGATCGTAGGTGTTATTGAGCAAAACATCAGAGACGGCTATTCAGTGATGAAAGTTGACAAAGGTGAAAGTTTTTGGAACAATATCAAAGAGAAATTAAAAAAGCTTAATAAAACCGAAGACGATTAAGTAAGAAGGTGTTTATGGTCTACTCAAGAATTGCCGGTACTGGATCTTATTTTCCTAAAAAGGTCCTTACAAATGCTGATTTGGAAAAATTTGTTGATACCTCTGATGATTGGATTACATCAAGGACTGGGATTAAAGAGAGGAGAATTTCAGAGGGTGAAACCACAAGCGATATGGCTTATAATGCTTCTATTGAGGCAATTAAGTCAGCAGGTATTTCAAATAGCGACATTGACGGCGTAATACTTGCTACGTGTACCCCGGATTATCTAATTCCTTCGGCCGCTTGTTTGCTGGCTTCAAAATTGGGAGTTAAAACTCCGTATTCTTTTGATATTAATGCTGCCTGTTCCGGCTTTATTTATGCTTTAGGAATAGCAGATTCTTTAATAAAAAATAATTTAGGTAAAAACATTTTGGTAGTGGGTGCCGAGAGGCTAAGCTCCATAATAAATTGGGAAGATAGAAATACTTGCATATTATTAGGTGACGGTGCAGGTGCCGTCGTGTTATCAAAGAGTGATGAGCCAGGCATACGCTCTGTTTGTATGCAGGCCGATGGGGAATATGCTGAAATCTTAACTTGTAAAGCCGGTGGCAGTAATGCTCTTTATGAAAGGGATAATTTCGATATAAATTCAAATCTTTTTACTATGAAAGGGAATGAAGTATTTAAAATTGCAGTGAGATCTATGGCGGAAATAGCTGTTGAGGCGGTAGAGAAAAGCGGTTTATCTTTTGAAGATATAGACTTTTTTATTCCTCATCAGGCTAATGTGAGGATTATAGATGCTGCTGCTAAGAGGCTTAATCTTGAACACGACAAGGTTATAATAACTCTTGATAAATATGGTAACACATCTGCCGCATCAATACCTACTGCTTTGGATTTATGCGTAAAGTCAAATAAAATAAAAAGAGGGGACAATGTTGTTTCCGCCGCATTTGGGGGCGGGCTGACATGGGCCTCAACATTCTTTACTTTTTAGGTGATTTATGAGATTGGCTGTAATATTCCCGGGGCAGGGGTCGCAATACGTTGGTATGGCGAAAGATTTTTATGAGAAGTTTGAAGAATCTAAGTATATAATCGATAAGGCAGATGCAGCTTTAGGATATGGTTTGAAAAAGATAATGTTTGAAGGCCCGGAAGATGAGTTGAAAATAACTTATAATACTCAGCCGGCTCTTTTGACAGGCAGTATTGCAATATGGGAAGTGATTAAAGGTAGACTTAATCCGGTAGCTTTTGCCGGGCATTCTTTGGGTGAGTATACAGCACTTGTTGCGGCGGGAAGTATTAGTTTTGATGATGCCGTTAAAGCAGTTCATAATAGAGGAAAATTTATGCAGGAAGCTGTCCCTGTTGGAGTGGGGGCTATGGCTGCAGTTCTTGGTGGTGATGTTGATAAGATTGAGAATCTTTGTAGAGCTATTTCTGCGGGCGGAAAGGTAGTAGAGCCTGCCAATTATAACTGTGATGGCCAGCTTGTTGTGGCAGGTCATGCAGACGCTGTTGATGAATTTATTTCCAAGATAAAAGAAACCGGAGCAAAAAGAGCTGTAAAACTTCCGGTAAGTGCTCCTTTTCATTGTTCATTAATGAAACCTGCTCAGGAGAGGATGAGAGATTATCTTGAAACTGTTAATATAAAAGATATAGATGTGCCTGTTTATAATAATGTTGATGCTGAGAAAGAGAGTAAAAAGGAAGTTATTAAGGATGCTTTGGTAAGACAGGTTTCCGGAGCTGTCAGGTGGACAAGGCTTGTGGAAAACATGATAGCAGATGGTG
Proteins encoded in this window:
- a CDS encoding DUF177 domain-containing protein: MRIYFEQIPEEGKNFSFEKKFSVDDTDYIVESFEGIVYPAGDGYLLDSTLKLKIIDICDRCLERFEESFNERITLEIVKSKNDDEEKEVELSDEDVGFYIVEENVIDLEHIVMQESVLLRPVKRVCGEDCKGICSGCGANLNIESCECKEDIDDRWKALADLMQKKQK
- the rpmF gene encoding 50S ribosomal protein L32; its protein translation is MPNPKGKSSRSKRGARRSHIKATVMGFAKCDNCGELKLTHRVCPSCGHYSKKQVLKIEEI
- the plsX gene encoding phosphate acyltransferase PlsX, which produces MRIVVDAMGGDFAPAEVVQGTVAAVKEYGYNIVLVGDERLINKELSKYSNALKDKIFVVHTEEAITMEDSPSQIVRGKRNSSVHVALKMLKNGEASGFFSAGNTGAIMAVAKLFLRTIEGVDRPAIGAVLPTMKGHTVMLDVGANVDCKPIHYLQFAIMGAAYAKIVLNVENPTVKLLSIGEEDIKGNEVTKSVFKLLQNFSGINFKGNVEGKEIFKGVCDVIVCDGFAGNIALKSSESAAGYISKLLKEELTRTLLSKIGALLAKGAFERIKKRADYTEYGGAPLLGVNGVVIIGHGSSNANAVKNGIRVAHELAEQKIVGVIEQNIRDGYSVMKVDKGESFWNNIKEKLKKLNKTEDD
- a CDS encoding ketoacyl-ACP synthase III; this translates as MVYSRIAGTGSYFPKKVLTNADLEKFVDTSDDWITSRTGIKERRISEGETTSDMAYNASIEAIKSAGISNSDIDGVILATCTPDYLIPSAACLLASKLGVKTPYSFDINAACSGFIYALGIADSLIKNNLGKNILVVGAERLSSIINWEDRNTCILLGDGAGAVVLSKSDEPGIRSVCMQADGEYAEILTCKAGGSNALYERDNFDINSNLFTMKGNEVFKIAVRSMAEIAVEAVEKSGLSFEDIDFFIPHQANVRIIDAAAKRLNLEHDKVIITLDKYGNTSAASIPTALDLCVKSNKIKRGDNVVSAAFGGGLTWASTFFTF
- the fabD gene encoding ACP S-malonyltransferase, encoding MRLAVIFPGQGSQYVGMAKDFYEKFEESKYIIDKADAALGYGLKKIMFEGPEDELKITYNTQPALLTGSIAIWEVIKGRLNPVAFAGHSLGEYTALVAAGSISFDDAVKAVHNRGKFMQEAVPVGVGAMAAVLGGDVDKIENLCRAISAGGKVVEPANYNCDGQLVVAGHADAVDEFISKIKETGAKRAVKLPVSAPFHCSLMKPAQERMRDYLETVNIKDIDVPVYNNVDAEKESKKEVIKDALVRQVSGAVRWTRLVENMIADGVNTFVEVGAGSVLTGLVKKINKNVNVFNISTVEDLNKLES